The genomic DNA GAACGGGTAAATTTTCAATTTGTTGACGGCTTATACTCGGAAAAGCGACTCCTCGTCCCATTTCAATAATCTTGTCTCGCCATGCCCAGATAAATAGGCGGATAAATTGATCGCCATAAAGTGGCTGGAGTGCTGCGACCCCGCGCCCAATGCAGGCATTCTGCCTGTTCTGCGTATTCTGCGGTTTCATCGAAGCAGGGCCTCTTATAATATGGCCTTCAATTGGTTTCGAAGCTTGGCCGTCTCCTGTTCGCTCTCCTGCAACTTGGCCATTAATTCCACCGGATCGCCGTGGTCTTCCTCCACCGTATGGGGGTTCTTGAAATCCAGGTTGTAGTTTCGGGCTTTGATCTCGTCGATGGTCACTTTCCAGGCGACCTCGTTCGGTTCCCGGTTATCCCACCAGTCGATGCAGGGTTTGAGATGCTCGAGCCGGATGGGTTTGGTCATAGAGTAGGCCTTTTGACCCTCTGGGGCGCGGTGCTCGTAGAACCAGACCTCTTTGGTGGAGCCCCCCTTCTCGAAAAAAAGAAGATTGGTACCGATGGAGGCGTAGGGCTTGAAGACGCTGTTGGGCAAGCGGACGATGGTGTGGAGATTACACTCGGCGAGTAAATGTTCTTTCATGCGGGTTTTGACCCCTTCGCCAAAGAGCGTTCCGTCGGGCAGGACGATGGCTGTACGTCACGTAGGTTTGAGCGGACGAATGATCAGGGCCAGAAAGAGATCGGCCGTTTCCCGGGTCTGGAAATGTTTCGGAAAGTTGGTCCCAATACCCTCTTCCTCGCGGCCGCCGAAGGGCGGATTGGTGAGGACGATATCTACCCGGTCGGATTTGGTATAGCTGACATAGGGTCTGGCCAGGGTGTTGTCATGCCGGACAAAAGAGGGGTCATGATTCCGCTAACAAGAGTTCTTTCATTAGTGTTTCCAGTTTTGATTGACGCTACTCTCGACTCATTTATTACTCACTGAGTGCTTTGAGCAGGGCATCTTTTGCATCTGCGTAATACACGACAGTGACCTTGGTGGCCAACTCATCAGGCAGCTTTTCTTTGTCCATGGAAAGTCCCGACCGCTCGTAATACAGGGTCGCAATTTGCCTTTTGAGCGTCCGCACGGACCAGTTGCCGCGAATACATTCGATCTCGTAAAAGGCCCGTTTAAGCGGGGTATCGAGAGCGGTGAGTTGTTCCAGATGGCTGTAAGAAAGGGTGCTCAGCAGCTTTTCGGCGGAGAGTTCCAATTGTACGGTCGCTTTCCGGACAATCTCAGATTCTTCCGCGGAAGGGTAGGTTTTTCCGGACACTGTCCGGAAAATTCCCATCGCGGTAGCGGTATCGAAGGAGGGGAATCCCTTCGGGACAGCTTGCGCGATCTGCGGATAGGTCCGGTAGAAACTTATATAAGCGTAAAGTCGCTGGCGATCCGTGGCAGGAATTTTGTGGGGCCGTAAAGCCTCAGCCAGTCTGTCCATCAGACGCTCGCCGTATTGTGCCCGGTCGGTTCCATGCAACTCGTAGTGATGAATGTAGCCCCCAATGAGCCAATTGCGAAGTGTGAGCGTGGTGTTGACCGTTCGGTTGACTGCATTATTGGGGCCTTATTTTTAAAGAATTATTGGAGAATTCAACCCGTTCGTCTGGGCCACCTCAATGCCGTTAACAAACTTAGGTGCCGCCACCTTGGACCGCCTCCGTCATGAAGCCTACCGGGTGGTCCTGGACGGTAACAGTTATCGCGCCCCCAGGCCCTTTCCCGAAAAGCCTAAAAACACCTTTGCGAAAGGAGGTGAAAAATCATGAACTGAGGCCCTGTCTGAGACCCAATATGGCCCTTTTCCCGTGGCGTCTTTAACCCGATCATGGGAGGCGCCTTTAGGGTGATCAATCACAGCGTCCGACCCTTTGGTTTGAAAATAATCCTGAATTAAACTCCAGGCTTGTTTTTCTCCGTCATGCCGGACTCCATCCGGCATACAGGGACTTTGGGAATAGTTGGCAATGCCTGCTGGGCTTTGAGTCGCAATGCAGAAATGCTATATTGTGTCCGAAAAAATTTTTTAATTCCAAATTCCCTTATTAATTTCTGAATGTAATGAAGAACGTCCCCCTTTTCCGAGGGGTTATCAGTGAAAAAAATATCATTTTAAATCAGAACGGCCAAATCACCTTTCGATATTTTGAAAGTAAAACCGGTAAAACTCAATGTCGCACCCTTCCGGGAGAAGATTTTTTGTTTCTCATCCTGCAGCATGTCCTGCCAAGGGGATTTCGGCGGGTCAGGGACTATGGGTTTCTCCATAGCAACGCGAAGAAACTGCTGATGGTTGTCCAATTGATTTTGCGGGTTTTTATTGAAGTTGTCAAAGAGCGGCCAAGACCTGTTTTCAAGTGCCCCTGCTGTCAAACCCCAATGATTATTCTTGGTTTTCGTTATCCTGCATCGGAATCAGGGTAACTGACCTTTGTGGCAAGGGCTGACCGTAACTTTCATCAGGAGGCTTAAACCTTTATGAAATAATTAAGCTTTTTATTAAGCATAGTAAATGCTAAGGCACCCCTACGCCCTGAAAAAGACGCCTCTCGTTAAAGCTTCTCTTAATATTTTTTTTCAAAAAAGATATTTCCTTATATAAAGTAATCGGGCTTGTTCAACCAAACGGATAAGATTGTGGTTCGCTCCGCTCTCACAATCTATCCTTATTCGTTCGGCTCCCTGGTTCGAACAGCGTTCCCGGCGGACTGGCATTCAAAAGTTCCCCATTATTTTGTCGATGTTTTCAATTTGATAGCTTCCCATACATTGTCTGCAAAAGAATCTGGGATGACAGCTCTCCACACCGGCGAACCAATGGGCTCCGACGGATTCTTAGGATTCTTGCTCTTTGTGTCGTAGATTACTGCTGCAGTGATCGCCAACTCTTGACCATGGTTTCTGAACAAGTACTTTGCGATGGTCTCTTCATACCGCTTTGGGTCAAGAATTCTAACCCAACATGCCCACGCATCGAACCGTTTTTCATAAGCTATGGATTGTCCGTCCACGAACAGTTCAGCGCCGTTTGACGAGCCGGCGATATACACCCATCGACCATCTTCAATGTCGCCAAGCTGTCGTGCATGCAGAGGGCCGCACCACATAACCAGTGGTACAGCAAGACACAGGATTGCAAAGAGCCTCAAAAACTTCATAGTGATCCTCCCGCTAATCGAACCAATTCAGCCATAAGGTGCCGAACGCCAAGGGTAACTTGCGCCCGACTTTTAGGGCGTCAAGTTGACACGTTGGTTATGTTTATTTTGTAAATTTTAATATTTTGCCTATGCGTTTAAGGAGTAAATTATGAACATCATTACTCATATATTGCAGAAAATCGGGATCATCCTCGTCTCCGCCATAATATTCATTCCATGCCTTGTTGAAGCGACACCGATTAATAAGACCGAGATGTTTACGAAATTCTCGAGCGATAACTTTTTGAGTTTTGAAGTCAATGACAAGGTGTTGAACCAGGAGATAAAATTGTCCATTATATTTACTGATGGCTTCTTTGGTGGAATCAAAAGATTCAAGAAGTTTATTCCCCGCTTCTATCCTTTTGTCCCTCTTAGTATACCACCGAACACCGATGGCAACCAAAATTGTGACAGTCCCGACAATTATTGCTCCTACGATTGGTGCTTCTATTGGATTTCCCTCCTTTTTGCCTTAATGGTTTCGGTAGGGCATTTGATAAAGTATATGATCGAATCTAATACACGTAATCAAAAAACAAGTTATTCTAAAGTTTTCTGTATAATTTCTCTCCCCAAAGGAAGCCTTTGGAGGAGAAGCACCGACCATTTGTCTTTTTTGGTTGACTTATGGTTTGCCAACCCTTCAGTTTCATGTAACCCATTATAAATGATAAATATTATCTTAACAAATAATTTTTTTCCCTTAAAATTTGGGCTCTTTATATTCTTCAAATTGACATGATATAAAGAATATAGGAGGATTCTTCATGCTGCTGATCCCTGCTGCCTTACAGGCTCAATTTGAAGAGTATTTGCGTAACAGGGCCGTTCCTAATCGACTGCACGGGGAATATAAAAAATGGCTGTGTTATTCCCTGGACTTTTGCGTAAGGTATCATTTTCCTCCTGCCCAGAAGGAGAGCTTGCCTCGGTTTATCCATAAACTGCAAGAAAAGAAACAATCGAAAGACCCGCAAGGGCAAGCCGGGCTCAGCCCCCAATAGGCTCCAAGGATGGCACCTGCCTCCGCCCCGGCCGGGACTACACGGTTACTACTTTAGACTCAAAAAGTTGCCTTGCCGCTTAACCGTATCCCGGAATATTTTACGAACCTTTCTCCTCCCATAACGGACCTGTCTTTCCTTGAGATCGAAGCCGATTTTTCGTTTCGACTTAACACGGGGCCATGAGTTGCCTTATGGCTTTAAAGATGTCTGTGATTTGTTCATCGTGGTCCTGGATACGTTCTTCCAATTCAGCCAGTTTCCCGGCCAGCGCCCTGTGGGTGGTGGTCATTTGGCGGAGGCGGATAAAAATTCGCATGATCGTGATATTGACCTGGATAGCCCTCTGATTGTTGAGAACACTGGATAGCATGGCCACTCCTTGCTCAGTGAAGGCATAAGGTCTTGCCCGGCGCATTCCTCCCCAACTTGAAATCACAATTTGTGATTTCAAGTTTTGGAACTCCTCGGCGATCAATTGAAACATGAAGTCCTCTGGAAACCTTTCGATATTGCGTTTTACGGCTTGCATCAACACCCGAGGTTCAACCCCATAGAGGTCCGCCAAAGAAGAGCTTAACATGACTCGCTGCCCATGAATTATGTAAATGGATTTTCCAATTTGTTCGGCGTAAATTAGATGATCTTTTGAGGTCATCTCGGTTTCCTTTTTACTGAGATTGCCTAAGACGGGAAATTATTCTGAATCAACTTGTTTATTCCCCTATCCACCAGCCACAAATAAAACCCCATCTTCTTTTTCAAAAATGGAGTCTTGTCGGACTGCTTCATGGACCAACTTTTCGAATAGGGGTTGCCGGTTTGAAGAACGCTGATTTTGGACGAACAAAATTAAAACATATCCATCACTTAAAGTCAATCAACCGGGAAGGTGGTGGAAGGCAAGCAAGTGGAGATCCGGCCATCTTCTAAATCAATGTAAACTTCCAGGCGCAATACCATTCCTCCGGGTGGTGATCGGGAGGGCAGCCCAGGCATTCGGTTTGGATCCGGCGGTCGACGGCCGAGGCAAAAAAAGGATACTCCACCATGCCCACTGATTTGCAGGGATAATCGGCCAAGCCCTTTCGTTTGCGGGCCGACTGGACCCGGCAATCGATCATGCGAAAGATAAAGCTCGTCTCGTCGATCTCTTCGATGGCTTGTTTATTGATGCGGGCATAGAGGCGAAAGCCCAGGGCGGTTTTGAGTCCTTCCAGTCCGGGGGATTCGGAAAGGCCCAGCAGTTTTTTGATCCTGAAGGCCTCGTAAGGGGAAAAGCGGGACCAGCAGGTGTCGTTGCATCGTTTGGCGTAATCCATCCCGTAATGCTTTTCAACGGTCTGGAACCAGACGCCGTCATCGGCCAGCCAGTTGACGGCCACGGCATCGATGGCCTCGATCAGCTTTTCTTTGCTTAAATTCTTGATGGCCTTGGGAACACCGTCTTCGATCTCAAAGCCAAAGAGGCCGGCCAGACGCTTGAGGATGATCTGCCAGGCCAGATCCCCGGCTTCGCTTTCGATCCCGCTGGCCTTTTGGACCCCGATCTGATATTCCACTTCTCGAAACCAGCAGCCGTAATGGATCACGGTGCGTCGAAACCCTTCCATCAGCCACTGGACGAGCTCTTTTTGTGACAGGTCTTCCATATTTTTAGGGAAAGTATTTTCGGACATCATATCTCCTTTTTACTTTTTAGGTTGTATTGGTTTCCTCTCGCCCGTTCCCTTCGGTGCTTGTAATCGCTATTCGCTCAAGAGCACCATAGGGTCACTCGAGTTCACAGAGATCGCCGAGAAAGGCGAAATTTTAAGAAAAATCGGTGAGAGGCCGATTTTTCTTAAATTTATGGTATAGGAATTTCCTTTTTGGACGCCGATGAACGCAGATTGACAGGATTTTCAATATAAAAGCTATCTGAAAAATGATCTGCGTGTATCGGCGAAAATCTGCGTCCTAATTTAAAATTGTTACGAGAAATTTATTGGCAATAAAGGCCGTCCTTTTCTTTAATCTTGCCCATCTCGATCAGCCGCTTCAACTGTTTTTCCAGGTGGACCTGTTCAAACCACTGGGTTACCGGTGCCGGTTCCAGGTAGCGGGAATAGAACAGGTTTTTCCCCAAAAGATAGGGTAAGGGTCTGGGCTGGTTCAGATGTTCAAGAAGGATCCGGTCTCTTTTATAAATTATTTTTTCATAAGCGGCAAACCGTTCGGCCAAATGATCTTGAAAAGGCCCGGAATGGCCGGTGATAATCGTTTGGACCGGTATGGCCTTTAATTTCCGGATGGACTCTATGAAATCACTGATATTGGAAAAATCATGGCCGTAAAATGGGCCAAAGGCATTCAGGGCAATATCGGCGGCGAAAAGTAATTCCGCTTCCGGAAAATAAAAGGACAGGTGTCCCGGGGTGTGTCCGGGCGTATGAAGGACCTGGAACGACAAGCCCCCCAGGTTTATCCGCTCCCCGTCAAGAAGTTTTCTCTGGATGGTGAATTCTTGAATTTGGTAGCCCTTAAAAAGTTTTTCGTAGCTAAGGCCGGCCCGAAGAAGCCCGATCCCGACCAGAAAACGCTCCCGGTCTTCCAGATAGACCGTTTCCATTTCATGGCACCAGACCGGGATTTGCGGCGATCGGACCAGGTTTAAGCGGTGATCGATGTGGCAATGGCTGAGAATCACCAGGTCCACTCCCGCTTTCAAACAGGGTTCCATATTGGTCTGACCCATGCCGGCGTCTATCAACAAACGAAAATCTTTTCCCTTAAGATACAAGCCGGCACAGTAAGGAAAACGCGATTGATTCTGCCCGGGAACCCAATAGATATTTTTTGTGATCTCGATCATCTCGGCGGCGTTTCCTTAGGAGAGATGATCTTTGAGGGCCTGGGGAGAAAAGGAAAGGGGGTGGAAAATCCTTTTTTCCAGTTTCAAGGTGTCCTGATAAAGGGCTTCAATAAGGGCGATGATATCATCCGATCGTCCATAGGTCTTAAGCAGGTATTTGAAGCGCTCTTCCAAGTCGACCACTTGATCGTGGAGAACCCGTTTATCGGCATAATGGACCAGGACCATTTCATCGATCTGTCCGTTTTGATAATAGGCATTTTCCAAACGGACATGTTGAGCCACTATGCGAGCCACCGATTCATAACCCATGGCCCGAACCATTTCTTCACCAACCGAAACATGATTACCCCTGGTTTTAAGACACTCCGTTTTGGCAATATCATGGAGCAAGGCCCCGGCTTCAATCAAAGCCATATCTAAATCCGGGTGATGAGGGATCAGGTTTTCGCCAAGACACAGGGCTACCCGGGCCACTTGCAGGCTGTGGGCCTTGATCTGGGGGAGCATGCCATGCTGATCCATCAGGGTCAGGCAGATATCGCGGGAAGGGATAAAATCGTTCATGATAATCTAACAGTATAGGAATTTGCCTTTTGGACGCAGATAAACGCCGATTATCAAGATTTTCAATTTAAAGATCTAATAAGAATAATTATCTTCGGGTATCAGCGAAAATCTGCGTCCTAATTTATCGTATAAATTGTTATTTTTGTAACTCCGGCAGATCCTTATACAGATCCAGGGCTTCGGGATTGGCCAAAGCGTCCTTGTTCAAAACCGGCTTGCCGTGGATGACATTCCTGACTGCCAGCTCCACCTTCTTCATGTTGATGGTATAGGGGATATCGGCCACCGGGATGATCCTGGCAGGCAGATGTCGGGGCGAGGTATTTTCCCGGATGGTCTTCTTGATCTTATTGACCAGGGCCTCATTCATCTCCACCCCCGGGGCCAGTTTGATAAACAGAATGATCCGCACATCGTTGTCCCAATCCTGACCGACGACGATACTGTCGGCGATCTCCGGCAGGGTCTCCACCTGGCGGTAGATATCGGCCGTGCCGATCCGCACCCCTCCGGGGTTGAGGGTGGCATCGGAACGGCCATAAATAACCACGCCGCCGTTTTCAGTGACCAAGATGAAATCGCCGTGGCACCAGACTCCCGGGAAGGTCTTAAAATAAGCGCTCAAATATTTTTGATTGTCCGGGTCCCTCCAGAAATAAAGGGGCATGGAAGGGAAGGGGAGGGTGCAGACCAGTTCCCCTAATTCGTTGATGACCGGTTTCCCCTGGCTGTTAAAGGCCGCCACCTTCATGGCCAGACCCCGGCATTGCAGTTCGCCTTCATAGACCGGCAGGATGGGACTGCCCAGGGCAAAACAGCCGTTCAGGTCCGTTCCCCCGGCGATGGAGGACAGTTGGATGTCCTTTTTCACTTCCTTGTAGATATAGTGAAATCCTTCAACGGGAAGAGGCGATCCGGTGGATAAGACAGCCCTTAAAAGGTTCAAGTCATAGGTGCTTCCCGGTTTGAGCCCTTCCTTATCAATGGCGGCGATATAGCGGGCACTGGTCCCGAAGACGGTGACCTTTTCATCCTGGGCCAGTTTCCAGAGGGCCCCGGCATCGGGATAAAAGGGAGACCCGTCGAACAAAACCAAAGTGGCCCCGCAGGTCAGGGAACTGGTCAGCCAGTTCCACATCATCCAGCCGCAGGTGGTAAAATAAAAGATGGTGTCCTCCCGCTTCAGGTCGGTATGGAGCATCAGTTCCTTGAGGTGGTGGACCAGGATGCCGGCCACTCCCTGGACCATGCATTTAGGAAGCCCGGTGGTGCCTGAAGAATACATGATGTAGAGCGGATGGTCGGCCGGGACCTGGACAAAGTCGATGGTCAGGTCGGTCTCCGGGGCCATAAAATCCTGATAAAGGACGGCTCTGGGGATAGGGCTGATGTCCGGCTTTTCTTTTGTATAGGGTACAACGACTACCCGTTGGATGGAAGGAAGCTCCTTGACGATATCGGCGATACGGCCAAGGGAATCAAAGGTTTTGCCGCCGTAGGAGTAACCGTCGGCCGTAAAGAGGACTTTGGGTTCGATCTGGCCGAAGCGGTCCAGGACGCCCTTGATCCCGAAATCCGGTGAACAGGAAGACCAGACCGCTCCCAGGGAGGTGGCGGCCAGCATGGCCATGATGGTTTCCGACATGTTGGGCATGAATCCGACCACCCGGTCTCCGGGGCTGATACCCAAATCCCGCAGGGATTTGGCCAGGGCGGCTACCTGGGAATATAACTGGGCGTAAGTGATCTTTCGCGAATCCTGGCTTTCTCCTTTAAAGATCAAGGCCGTTCGGTCGTCCCGATAGCGCAGCAGGTTTTCGGCAAAATTAAGCCTGGCACCTTCAAACCATTTGGCCCCGGGCATTTTGGTGGGGTCATCCACTACCCGGTCGTAACCCCGGGAGGCCTTGACTTCTCCAAACTCCCACATGGCTGCCCAGAAGTCCGGGATTTGATCAATGGACCAGTCATAAAGCTCCCGATAGTTCTTTATACTTTTTCCGTATTTTTGGTTCACAAAACGGATGAACCGCGTCATATTGGCCTGTTCGATCATTTCCGGCGATGGTTCCCATAATGGCTTTTTCATTGGAGGTCCTTTCCTCGGTTTTTATAATGGGTAAAGATATTGAAAAAAGACAAAGGTGTCAAGAAAGATATCGCAGGTTACTTTACAATTGAGAAAGGAAAAGAGGGCGGTAAAAGGGGACGAGATGTGGGAGTACATGACTGATGACGAAGAATTATGACCTCCCAACCAGTCGCCAAAGCCGGCTCTTGAACCCGCGGCGGTTATAGGAGACCAAGGTGGCCAAACGGCTTGGCTTTTCGTTATCCGCTCCTGCTCGGTTCATCGGTTTTCCTCCTTGCTCTGCCGGGATGCGGAACGTCTCCCCGTCCTTAGCCTGCCTGCCGGTCTCGTTCATTGATAGGTAGAATCATGATGGGGATGAAGAGACAAAATCCGCATCCAGTCCCCTTCCCGATAAGCCAGCCCACGAAATCCTTTGCCGATCCGAAAACTGTATAATTTTTCCCCATGGGGTCCGGTGCGGGAGAATATAACCTCCCATTTCAATCCTCGGTCGGAATAAACCTGGTCCCAATCCATATTGGAAAGCTTCCTCAAGGTCCCCAGCACTTCTCTTTGTTCCTGTTTGGATAGATTAAATAAGTGCCTTTGAAACACCGGATTATTCAGATCCAGAAGGACTGAATCTTTTGCGGCAGGGTTCATTTTTTTAACCGGGACTCGATGGCCTTTAAATCACTTTTCCGGGGAGGGTTTTTTTTAGCCCAGGCAACCGCCTCATCAATTTCGGTTCGGGCTTTGGGTTGGTGCAACCACTGTTCACTGTTAGGAACAAATTGCCCGACTTTGACAATCCATACCCCGGCTTCGATTTGATCGACCAATACCGTCTTGCCGGCGAAT from Deltaproteobacteria bacterium includes the following:
- a CDS encoding cytosolic protein — its product is MSENTFPKNMEDLSQKELVQWLMEGFRRTVIHYGCWFREVEYQIGVQKASGIESEAGDLAWQIILKRLAGLFGFEIEDGVPKAIKNLSKEKLIEAIDAVAVNWLADDGVWFQTVEKHYGMDYAKRCNDTCWSRFSPYEAFRIKKLLGLSESPGLEGLKTALGFRLYARINKQAIEEIDETSFIFRMIDCRVQSARKRKGLADYPCKSVGMVEYPFFASAVDRRIQTECLGCPPDHHPEEWYCAWKFTLI
- a CDS encoding MBL fold metallo-hydrolase, with the translated sequence MIEITKNIYWVPGQNQSRFPYCAGLYLKGKDFRLLIDAGMGQTNMEPCLKAGVDLVILSHCHIDHRLNLVRSPQIPVWCHEMETVYLEDRERFLVGIGLLRAGLSYEKLFKGYQIQEFTIQRKLLDGERINLGGLSFQVLHTPGHTPGHLSFYFPEAELLFAADIALNAFGPFYGHDFSNISDFIESIRKLKAIPVQTIITGHSGPFQDHLAERFAAYEKIIYKRDRILLEHLNQPRPLPYLLGKNLFYSRYLEPAPVTQWFEQVHLEKQLKRLIEMGKIKEKDGLYCQ
- a CDS encoding HDIG domain-containing protein, with the protein product MNDFIPSRDICLTLMDQHGMLPQIKAHSLQVARVALCLGENLIPHHPDLDMALIEAGALLHDIAKTECLKTRGNHVSVGEEMVRAMGYESVARIVAQHVRLENAYYQNGQIDEMVLVHYADKRVLHDQVVDLEERFKYLLKTYGRSDDIIALIEALYQDTLKLEKRIFHPLSFSPQALKDHLS
- a CDS encoding acetoacetate--CoA ligase — protein: MKKPLWEPSPEMIEQANMTRFIRFVNQKYGKSIKNYRELYDWSIDQIPDFWAAMWEFGEVKASRGYDRVVDDPTKMPGAKWFEGARLNFAENLLRYRDDRTALIFKGESQDSRKITYAQLYSQVAALAKSLRDLGISPGDRVVGFMPNMSETIMAMLAATSLGAVWSSCSPDFGIKGVLDRFGQIEPKVLFTADGYSYGGKTFDSLGRIADIVKELPSIQRVVVVPYTKEKPDISPIPRAVLYQDFMAPETDLTIDFVQVPADHPLYIMYSSGTTGLPKCMVQGVAGILVHHLKELMLHTDLKREDTIFYFTTCGWMMWNWLTSSLTCGATLVLFDGSPFYPDAGALWKLAQDEKVTVFGTSARYIAAIDKEGLKPGSTYDLNLLRAVLSTGSPLPVEGFHYIYKEVKKDIQLSSIAGGTDLNGCFALGSPILPVYEGELQCRGLAMKVAAFNSQGKPVINELGELVCTLPFPSMPLYFWRDPDNQKYLSAYFKTFPGVWCHGDFILVTENGGVVIYGRSDATLNPGGVRIGTADIYRQVETLPEIADSIVVGQDWDNDVRIILFIKLAPGVEMNEALVNKIKKTIRENTSPRHLPARIIPVADIPYTINMKKVELAVRNVIHGKPVLNKDALANPEALDLYKDLPELQK